The Haloarcula sp. H-GB4 genome segment CCGGGTCGCTTGTCCCAGGCGTCTCGGACGGCTTCGAGTGCCGCCCGCTCGCCGACGGCAGTAAATGACGGCCCCGTCCCAGACAGAGAGACGCCCTCAACGTGCTGGAGCGCGTCGAGAACCGGGTCCGTCTCGAAATCCAGCGCGGCCGAGAACGCGAGACCGTTGACGGTCATCGCCCGCTGGTAGTCACCATCAAGCGCGAGGTCCTCGACGAGGCGGGCCATCGGCGCGATTTGCCGGCACCGCTCGACATCCGCGTCAGCACTAAAGGACTGTTCCGGCGGCGTCCAGACGAGCACGTCCCAGTCGATTTCCTCGCGGGTCAGGAGCGCGTCGTCCTCGTTGTCGGTGACGGTGACGCCGCCGAGCATCGACGCCGACGCGTCGTCGAAAGCCCCGGTGACGGTGACGCCCACGTCGCGTGCGGCCATGACGCCGAGACGGGCCATGTCCTCGCGGCTCATCCGCTCGGTCGCGTCGAGCGCGTCGAGCGTCGCCATGACGGTCGCGTTTGCGGCCGCACTGGAGCTTTTGAGCCCCGACGCCATCGGGACCTCACTTTCGGTGCGGACGGTCCCGCCGGAGACCGCCGGGACACCCACGTTCTGTGGGCCGCCGTGGGCGTCGATGACGTACTCGACACAGCGTTCGATAAGCCGCGTGTCGGCGTCCGGCGCACCGTCCACCTCGCCGGTGACGCCATCGGTCTCGGTCGAGAGCGTGACGGTCGCTGTCGTGTACTCGTCGATAGCAAACGCCGCGCCGCGGCCGGTCGCAAGCGCGTTAAGGACCGTCCCTGCTGCGGGCGCTGCTGCCTTCCCTTCCATCGACGTGTACTCCCGCACGGACCTATTTACTAACTGCGATACCCCTGTAGCGGCCATATTGACCGCAGCGGCCGACGTGGTTCTGTCTAGTTATTCGATACACCGGCGTCCGACTGCAGTACCCCGTCTCAGGCTGGGAACAGGAGATACGGCAGAATAAACAGCAACAGGAACATGAATAGGAGAATGATGCCGTAGCCAGCCAGCGTCCCGGCGGCTGTCAGCCACGCCGGATGCTCAAACTGTTCGGTGAGAGTTGCCATACCGTGGAGTTCAATCGGAGACAGTATAGTGGTTTGGGAGCGGCACGGCCCCGAACGACCGCAATGGGCTCGTTGCGACTGGGAACGGTAAGCTTTCAACTATCGGTTCAGTACACTGGCAAAAATGTATATTGTCATCGTCGGTGCCGGCGATATCGGGTCGCCGTTGCTTGAGATTGCGACAGCGGGGGGGAACGAGGTCGTCGTCATCGAACGCGACAAGGAGCGGGCGGAACGTGCGTCGAGACAGTACGACTGTCTCGTCATTCACGACGATGCGACGTCAAAGGACACGCTGGAGGACGCCGGGGCGGACCGTGCTGACGCGCTCATCTCGACAACCGATCAGGACGCGACCAACATCATGGTCTGTCTGCTGGCACAGGAACTGGAAGTGCCGGACATCGTCTCAGTCGTCCACAATCCTGAGCACATGAACGTGTTCCGCCAGATCGGCGTCAACACGATGCAGAACCCACAGCGGCTCATCGCCGAGTATCTCTATCGGGCCGTCAAGCGGCCGTCTATCGTTGACTTCATGCGCATTGGCGATCACGCGGAAGTATTCGAGATAACGGTCACGCCAGGTGCTCCGATTGCTGGCAAGACGCTACAGGAAGCCAATTCGGAGAGCCTCATCGGCGGCCAGACGCTTATCGTAGCTATCGAGCGTAATGGCGATGGTGACCCAATAACGCCCCGCGGCGATACGCGTATCGAGGCAGACGACCTCCTCACGGTCTACTCGGGAGAGGGTGCGACGCCGGAGGTGACCGATATCTTCGGTCACTCCGAGGACCACAACTGATATGCCGCGACGGAACAGCGGGCTGTTCCCGACGGACCTGAAAACAATCGCCCGCGATATCGGGTCCCTCCTGCTGATGGAGGCCGGGCTGATGACGATTACGGCCGTGATTGCGCTGGGCTTTCGGGAGTTCTACGCCGCGTTCGGGTTCTTTACTGCGGCTGGGATAACAGCCGCTGTCGGCGGCATCGCAAACCGCGGGTTCACCGATGCCCCGGCCCCAGAGATGAAACACGGCATGGTCATCGCCGCCGGCGGGTGGCTGCTGGTTGCTACGTTCGGCTCGTTGCCGTTCCTGTTGACCGCGTGGTTCACGCCCCCTGCGGTCATGGATACGTTCGTTCCGGTCGGGACGGACACGAGTACGTGGGAGCCGATCAAAGTCGGCGGAACGACGACGCTCTCCAGCCTGGCGTACTTCCGGAACCCGCTCCATGCCTTCTTCGAGAGCATGAGCGGGTGGACCGGGAGCGGCCTGACGATGGCGATTCACGAGCCCTCGCTCCCGCGCGCAGTCCAGTGGTGGCGGTCGTTCATCCAGTACGTCGGCGGCGTCGGCGTCATTGTCCTGACCGTGTCTATCCTGTCACGGCCTGGCAGCGGCAGTTACGCGCTCTACCAGAGTGAGGCCCGCGAGGAGAAGATCCACCCGAGCGTCGTCTCCACCGTCCGAACGGTCTGGAAACTCGTCGCCGGCTACACGGTTCTCTCGTTCGCGCTGCTGTTCGGTGCTATCCTCGCCAGCGACAGCGAGTACGCGGAGTCGCTGCCGCTGTGGGAGGCCGCTTGGCAGGCGCTCAATCACGCCATGACTGGGCTCACGACCGGTGGGTTCTCGGTCACGGACAACTCGATTGCGACGTATAACTCGCCGCTCGTCGAGACCGTGCTGTTGCCGATTATGATTCTCGGTGCGATTGCGTTCCCGGTCCATTATGTTGTCCTGCACGACAGGCAGATTCGCGAACTAGTATCGGACCTGCAGACCCGCTGGCTGTTCATTCTGCTCGCGCTCGGCGTCTTCGGCCTCTCAGTACAAAATGCGTGGTCCGTTCCCGCGACGACTGAGGCGTTTGCCACCCAGTCGTTCCTGCCCTTTTCGGTACCGATGCTTGACGCCGCACAGATCGATGCGGTCCGGGACTCGACGTTCCAGTGGGTCAGCGCACTCAGCTGTACTGGCTTCCAGTCGGCACCGATCGGTCGCTGGCTCGCCGGCGGCAAGGTGCTTGTGGCCGGCGCGATGGTACTTGGCGGCGCCGCGGGGTCCACTGTCGGGGGCATCAAAATCATCCGGGGGTACACCATCGTTCGCGGCATCATCTGGCAGTTCTCGCGGGTGTTCCTCCCGACAAACGCGGTGATTACGGCCCGCATCGGCGACCGGACGCTGGACCGTGAATCGATGGAGCGGGAGTTCAGCGAAGCGGCCATCGTGACACTGCTGTGGCTCATCATTCTCGTCACCAGCAGCGTCGTCCTCACCAACGTCGCGGGACCGGGGTTCGGCTACGCCGATGCCCTGTTTGAAGTCGCCAGCGCGCAAGGGAACGTCGGCCTTTCCTCGGGCATCACCGGGCCGTCGATGTCCCCACTCGCGGAGGGGATGTTCGTGTTGAACATGTGGGTCGGCCGGCTGGAGATTATCCCGATACTCGTGTTCATCCGCGCCGGACTGTACGGGCTAGACCCGTAAGCCGTCAAACGTCCCTTTAGTCCACCTCTCACTCTTCGTCAGGGTACACTTCGCCAAGAAACATCCAGCGGACTTTCGTGCCACCTTCGGGTCTAGTCTCCTCTTTGACGTGGTAGAGATACGGTCCGTGTGGGCAGTCATCTCATTCTTCAGCACAGTAGTCCACTTCACTACCTCGGTGTAGCCGTCGCGTTTGGTCGCGCGAAGGATTTCCTCATTGGGGTCCGGCTCCACCGATGAGGCTGTCTCATCGTGGAATTGCAACAGCTCCTGCGCATGGATGACCGTATTGTGGAGTTCATCAGGCGTCAACTGTGGCAGTTCCGCTGTCACTTTATCCGGGACCCCCTCAGTTAGTGTCGGTTCGTTTTAGGACTGGACATACTGACATCTCCATGTGGGAGATACATAACTGAACTGGCAGCTACAGATAGCGACGGAACGAGTCTCCCGGACTCACTCGTTCCAGAACGCTCCGGTAAATATCACGAACACTGGAATGATCTCTAATCGGCCGATCCACATCAAGAAGATCATCAGCAGTTTGCTGGTCTCCGGGAAGAGTTCATAGGTCCCGAACGGCCCCAGAAACCCGAACCCGGGACCGATGTTCCCGATGGTCGCCAAGCTTGCGCTGATGGCTTCGAAGACAGTCAGCTCAAGCCCGACACGGCCGGCATCGAGGAGGAGAAACACCGTCGCGATACCGAACGTGAGCAGGTACAGCAGCGTGAACCCGTATATCGCGTTGATAACGTCCTCGTCAATGACCTGCCCGCCGAGCCGAACTGGTTTGACGGCGCTGGGATGGGCTGTCGTGAACAGTTGGCGTCGGATGCTCTTGAGCACGACGAGCCATCGGACGATTTTGACGCCGCCACCGGTTGACCCCGCGGAGCCGCCGATGAACATCGCGAACAACAGGACTCCCTGTGCGGTGTTGCCCCACTGGGCGAAGTCGCTCGTCGCGTACCCGGTCGAGTTCAGCAACGAGGCGACCTGAAACGTGGCTTGCCGGAGCGAGTTCTCCAGTGCCCCCTGTGTAATGCCTCCGAGTTCAAGCGGCGGCGCGGACCCGGTAAAGAGCAGACCCCAGAGGATGACGGCCACGCCGGCGTTTGCACCGAGGTACGCCTGCAGTTCACGGTCCTGGAGGAAGGCGGCGTACTCGTCCTGCAACAGGAGGTAAAACAGCGCGAAGTTCATCCCGGCGATGAGCATGAACGGAATGACGGCCCACTGGACGGCCGGTGAGAAGTAGGCGATGCTCTCAGCCTGTGGGGAGAAGCCGCCGGTCGGCAGGGTCGTGAACGCGTGGGCAACGGCGTTGTAGGCGTCCATATTCGGTGCATAGCCTGTGTAATGGAGGCCAAGCAGAATGAGGATATACAGCACGGTAAAGCCCAGATAGAACAGCCAGAGGAGTCGGGCAGTCTCGGCTATCTTCGGCGTCAGTTTCTGCAGTTCGGGGCCTGGTGCCTCCGATTCGATCAACTGTGCCCCGTTGACGGCTGCCTCTGGAAGAATGGCGACCATCAGAACAATAATACCCATCCCGCCGAGCCACTGGGTGAGCTGTCGCCACATCAGCAGCGCGTGGGAGTGGCGAGCAAACGATATTTCATTGGTGACGGTCGCGCCAGTGGTCGTAAACCCGGACATCGACTCGAACAGTGCGTTCACAGGCTCACCGAGCGCTGATTCGGTCCCGTACCCGGCGATAACGTAAGGGACTGCACCGATAACTGCGACAGCCCCCCACGAGAGCCCGACGAACAGCAGCGCTTCGCGTGGCCCGAGTTCGTGACTGTCGCTGACCTGCTCCAGCGCTACGCCCAGCGTGATGGCGATTGCGATAGAGATCAGGAAGACAACAGTATCTTCTCCGTACAGCAACCCGATCCCAAGCGGGACCAGCATTGCGACGGCGAGATACTTGCTTACAGTGCCGGTCAGAGCGACACTCTGTCGCCAGTCGACGCGAACCGACATCACTGATCACCGACCATTAAGTGACGCTCACACCCCCGATATGAAAAAGCCTCGCGTTCCAGTAGCGCCGTTTCCGGCGAATCTACCCGTGCACAGTGTCGGTTCGATGCGGTCGCTGTTCCGTTCTGGCAGCGCACCGAATGCGTATGCAGTCGCGTCGTCCGATGTGAGTTTTGCCGTAGAAACTGCTGGAGACGCTGAAATGGCGATTCAGGCGTGACCCTGTTCCTTCGCCCCCTCGCGGATTTTCTTCGACCGCTTGCGGACGCGTGAGACGTACCGTTCGATTTTCTCTGGTTTCTCACCGTAGAACGACGCGGCCCAGTGGACATCGACGCCGTCCTGTGTGAGGAAGTAGGCGACAAGCGTATCGCGGCCCGCTTGGATGACCGTCGGCGGGACACCGCGCTCGCCGGTCCCAGCTTCTTGGAAGCCGTTCACGTCGAAGTACACATCAGCGTATAGTGTCGCCATCTCGGGGTCATCGAACTCGATGCCCTCGTGGTCTGGGGCCTCGAATCGGTAGCGTGTGTCGCCCTCGTCTGTCGGTCGTTCGGTGATGCGTATGTCGAGGATGTACTCACGATAGGTCGAACAGTCCATCGGTACAGCAGTGGTGTCTGATTGTGGCATGGATAGTTGGGCTGGTGTTATGATTGTCGGCTCGTTCTGGCTGCGAATGCTGCCACCGCGGCGAGTGCGGCAATGGCCAGCGCTATCGGGAGTGACCCGTTCGCGCCGGTCGTCGACTGGTCGTCACCATCCGCGGCCTCGTCATCTGAGGTATCTGCGGCGGCCTCGGTGCCCGCTGACTCGGCGACGGACTCGCTGGCAGGTGAAGATGCTTCGGTCGCGGCGGCTACTGTCTCCGTCGTCGCACTCGCCGAAACCGCGACCGCTGTCGACTCGGTCGCAGGCTCGACCACTCCGCCGCCGTCCGCGTCGACCTGGCTCGACGCGACGGTCACCTCTGTCTCGCCGCCATCGACGCCGGCAAGCTGGACCGTCGCGAGCGTCACATCGCTCGCTCCAGGTTCGATCTGTCCGTCAAGGTCGGCCGCCTCGAGCGTGACTGTCCCGCCGTCTGAACTAATGACAGGGTCAGTCGTGAGGCCGAGGCGGTCGGGGTAGCTCGCGTTCTCGAATCGGGCGACAGCGGGGTCATCGACGACGAGTTCGAGTTGGTAGCCGGCCAGTCCGTCCGGTGCGCTGGTGAGGATGACCGGCACAGCCATCGTTTCACCAGCAGCGACGGAGCTGGTCTCGATGTTGATTGCTGGCGTGCTCTGCCCTGCAGCGAGCGCGGGGACTGTCCCCGCGAGGAGGATGAGTGCGACGAGCGCGAGGGGGAGGCGAGCGCTTCGGACGTAGCCGCGTATCGAAAGGTGAGTGTCGTCTGTCATTGTGTTCCTGTATGGAAAGATGAGAGGTACTCGGTCGGGGTCGTCAGTTGACTTCTTCGTAGAGTGCCGTCACGTCCGCGAAGTCGAGTTTACCGTTCTCGTTGAAGTCATACGCGCCGGTGTTCAGCTGGACGCTGTCGGAGTCCATGTTCGAGAACAACACCTGTACGTCCTCGTAGTCGAGACGGCCGTTGCCGTTGAGGTCCTCGAAATGACCGTCGCCGTCGGGATCGGTCGGCGCGGTGTCACCGACGACCGTCTGCGGGCCACCCACAACGATACCGTTTCGGGCTTCTGCCTCGATGGCGTTCCCGTTCTCGTCGTCCATTTGTTCGATGGAGACAGTCAGGTCGGTCGTGCCGCCGCCGTTAGCGCGGACATCGAGCGTTGCGAGTGACGCGTCCATCGCGCCGGACTGGACGTTCGTATTGACATCGGCAACACGGATTGTCGCCGACGAGCCGTCGTCGCTGATCGAACTCTCGGTGAGACCGAGCGCGTCGGGGAAGGAGACACCGGTGATAGACGCGATCTCGGGGTTGGAGACGCTGACGGTGAGTCGAGCGCCGGAGAAGCCAGCAGGGAGCGATGAGGCGGTCAGCGAGACGCTGCCCGTCGATCCACTTCCGACCGCGGCGGAATTGGCGCTGACTGTGACGGTGGGCTGGTAGACATAGAGACCGTCGTTCGGGTACGAGCGCGCAGGGCCACCGAAGCCGTCCTCACAGCAGAGAACGCGACCATCGCGCATCGTATAGACGTTGTCGACGTTCCGGAGCGCGTCGTTTGCGTCTTCCGGCGAATCGGTGAAGTCGGGGCCGGTGATGACTGGTTCGAGCCTCGAAACGTTGTAGTCCGCTTCCAGCACACCGCGGTAGACGACGCCGCCGTCGACGCGGTCGAGTTGGATATCGCCTTCGTCGTCTGCGAGTGCGTCGTTGAACTCCGAGATGCCGAAGTAGATGAAGTCGCCGGGCTGGGAGTCATCCACGGTGTCGACGCCCTCGGCCTTGTTGAACTCGATGGACGCACCGATTTCCTTGGCGGCTGCGCGGGTCTCAAGGAACGGGACGCGACGGAGTTCCTCGTCGACGCCGTCCGGGCCGTTTGCTTCGTACTGTTCGGCCCACTCGACGATTTCCTCGTTCGTGATGTAACTCTGATTGCCGCTTGCGCTCTGGAGGACTGTAAGGTCGGCTTCCCTGACTGCGTCCGACACCGAGACATCCGTTCCGATTTCGTCCACACTGTATTCGGTGTGCTCCGTGATGTAGTCGGCCTGCGTGACGTCGTCGTACTCCGCGATCCACTCAGCAGCCTCGCCGTTCGTGGCGTGACCGAGCTTCATCCATTCGATCTCAAGTGGTGTCTGTGCCGGGGAGTTCCGCCCGTCGGATTCGGCGGCGTTGGCCGCGTCGTTGGTAATCTGTGGCGCGTACAGCGTGCCTGCGATGTCGTCGGTGTTGTCGTACTCCGGAATTGGCTCGTCGGCGACGAACTTGTAGATACCCTTGCTATCGCCGTCCGAACAGCCGTAGACCGTCTTCTGGTCGCCCTGAATATCAGGTGCTTCCCAGGCGGCCCGACCCATGACATAGTACTTCATCGGACTCGGCGTTTCGGCAGCCGGTTCCCGGATGTCGACGAAGTACCCGTAGCGGTACGGGTTCGGGTAGACGTCATCGATGAGCGTCATATCGTTCCCGTCCTCGGTCTGGTCGACCGTGTCCGCACCGAGGTAGTACGCCGCCTTCTCGACACCGGCCTGGGACCAGTAGCCCTGAATGGTGAACTCCTCCGCAATGTCACCGGCCTCAACGTAGTCACCCAGTGCCTCCCCGATTTCCGACGGGTTCGGACGGTTCCAGAACTGACAGCCACCGATTTTGCCGACACCGGTTCCAGACTCCACGATGTCGCCCACTGTGTACGTATATGAGACGCGCGGGTGGCTGTAGTTCTCCTCGGCCGAGATCATCGTTTCCCACGGGCTGAGGTCACCATAGCAGTTGACCCACGTCCCGCCAAGATTGCGGAACGCCTCGGTATTGACGACGTTGAGCGTCATGTCCGAACCGACGTCGGCACTCCACTCGCCGCTCTCGTCCCGGCTTATCGGGACCCGCGAGATGCACCCCGGGTAGTTCTCCCAGTTTGTGAATAGATACCCTTCAGTGCCCTCGTCGTCTGTTGCGACGAACTGGTTGCAGTCTGGATTTTGCCCATAGCCACCACTGCTTCCATTGAGCGCAGTAAGGTCGACACCGTCAGGTGTCTGTGGGACACCGAGGCGTTCCTCGCCGCCCTGAATCTCTTCGCGGCCCTGAATAAGGACCTCGTAGTTACCAGCTTCGGACCGGACCTGACGCTGTTTCTCCTCGGTGTCCGGAATCCCCACCTCGGAGAAATCGTCGTTACTCCCGTCGAACTCGAACTGGAAGCCGCTGAAATAGCCCACCGCGGCCCGTCCGAACGGTTCGGGGTTTTCTCCCTCCGGGTGCTGGAGGCTGTACAGCAGTGACCCGTCCTCAAAGACGAACGGTCCCGTCACCTCCGCGCCGAACGCCGTCGTCGAGAACCGTTTGAGACTACCGGCAACACTCGGTGCCCCGGGTGTGTCTGTCTCTTCGACCTCTTCCCCACTTGCCACGCCGATGACGCTGGCCCCAAGTGCAGCAGCCACCGACTGTGAAAGTACCTGCCGTCGAGTGAAATCGACCATGCGAGTGAGGGGTAGCAGTGATTATTAAAGCAAGTTTATAATATTTGTATGATGTATTCAGAGCGCTCTTATGAGATCAGTTCTCACCGTACTCCTAACCTATAGGACATATCACAAATACTGCTATTTTTACAGAATACGTGCTGACTGACTCCGATAACATCCTCTGATGAATCGATCGGTCATCACCTACTTACCAGTGGGCGAGTCGGATAGTCAACACAGTGCGAACCCGCCCTATGTCACATCACAAGTCGAACGAGCAGTCACCGTGACGCGGTGTTACATCCCCATGTCGGCGGCCGGGTCGGGGACTGGAAGCGTGTTCGGGGACACGCCAAGCAGTTCTGCCGCGTGATCGAGTGCCATATCGAAGCCGTAGTATCGTTCCAGTTCGTCGCCGTCAGCTGTCGGTCGGACCTTCAGCATTGCGTACCCCTCGATATTCTGTGCGACCGCGGCGCTCCCGCCGTTACTCTCGAATATCAGTAGCCGTTCCTCGTCGGTCTCTCGGTAGGTGGCCGTGATACCGTCGGCCGACGCCTCGACGGGGAGTTCGGAATCGGTCATCGGCGGGACTATGAACCGAGGGAATGCGAACCTGACGGTCCGATCGAAATCATAAACGCGAAGCGGACGGACCGCCACGAACGCCCATGGCGAAGTGGCTCCAGAGTGGTCGCCGACGTGATATGTGTGTTCTGCTGGCCGCCGCCGAAGACGGGGAACTCTCCGGCCAGCGGCTAAAGACGCGGCTCGAACGCCGGTACGACACGCGGATCGAACCGAAGAGTTTCTACGGCGCGCTTGATGCGCTGGAGTCGGCTGGGTTCGTCGAACACCGTGAGGACGGCATCGCCGACAAGTACTCCCTGACCGGCGCCGGCGAGCGACGGCTTCGAGCCCAGTTCAAATGGATGCGGGAGGCGCTTGGCGAGGACGGCTGACGCTGCTGCTCGACGGCTCCTGCCGAATTTCGTTTCGCCGGCACTGATTGATGGGATATTCTTTTGTGAGCGGTCCCACAGAACACAGGTATGTCCCTGTCCCGCTCGCTCCTCCTGGCAGGCCTGGACGCCCTCCCGTTTGCGGCGCTCGCCAGCGTCGCAACGTATGTCTTCGCACGCACAGCTATCCAGCCGTCAGCAGTTGTCGGCATGCCCGCCGCAACAGTCGGCGTGGCCGTGCTCCTCGCGCTGGGAACCATCAGCGCGAACCGGTACCGTGCCGACGGAAAATCATTCTACTTCACGCGTGCGGTCGTCGTCGAAGGACTCCTCTCGCTTCCCTAATCGAGAAGCTCGCTGGCAATCGTATTCCGAAGGACCTCGCTGGTGCCTTCGTAAATCTCGTTGAGTTTGGCGTCGCGGTAGAATCGCTCAGCCGGGAAGTCCTTCGTGTAGCCGTAGCCGCCGTGGACCTGAATGCCCTCGTTCGCCACTTCTCGGGACACCTCTGAGGCGTACAGTTTGGCCTGTGCGGCCTCCTTGACGAACGACTCGCCGGCCATCTTCTTATCGGCGGCCTGGTGCATCAGTAGGCGGGCCGCCTGCGTCTTCGTGTCCATGTCGGCGAGTTTGTGCTGGATAGCCTGGAAATCGCTAATTGGCTGGTCGAACTGCTCGCGGTCCTGGGCGTATTTCAGTGCCTCGTCCAGCGCGGCTTGGGCGATGCCGACACCGCGGGCCGCGATAGTGATGCGTCCGCCGTTGAGCGTTTTGAGCGCGTGGACGAACCCACGGCCCTCCTCACCGAGCATACGGTCGGCAGGGATGCGCATCTCGTCGAACCGGAGTTCGGCGGTTGGACAGCCCTTGTCGCCGAGTTTGTGCTCGGTCCCTTCAACGATGAAGCCGTCGTCCTCCTCGGGGCGGACGATGAACGAGGAGATGCCCTTGTTGCCGGCCTCAGGGTCGGTCTTCGCGAACAGGACGACAGTGTCGGCGACGGACCCGTTGGAAATCCAGAGCTTGCCGCCGTTGACCAAATAGGCGTCACCGCCGTCGACCGGTTCGGCGGTGGTGTCCATCGCTGGCACGTCACTGCCCGCGCCCGCTTCGGAGAGGGCGAACGCGCCGATTTCCTCACCCGCTGCCAGCGGCGTAAGGTAGGTCTCTTTCTGGGCCTCGTTGCCGAACTCGTAGATCATGTTACAGGCCAGCGAGATGTGTGCGGCGACGATTGTGCCGAGTCCGCCGCTTCCCCGCGAAATCTCTTCGAGGGCCATGGCGTAGCTGTGATAGTCCAGTTCGGCCCCGCCGTACTGCTCCGGAATCGGCATTCCCATCAGGCCGAGCTCGGCCATTTCGTCGACAAGGTCCCACGGGAATTCGTCAGTTTCGTCAATCTCCGCTGCTCGCGGCTTGACTTCGTCGTCGACGAACTCCGAGACCATGTCCTGTATCTGGCGTTGTTCCTGTGTGGGGCTAAAGTCCATGATAAATCCTAACGCGGGTTGGGTCTTTACTGTTGGCCAACGCGCGGCCCGTTGCCGGGTATCGTACTCGGCCCGCTACTGTCGGCGTTCGTCACCGCCGCTCTGTCAGTCGTAGTCGTAGAAGCCCTGCCCGGATTTTTTCCCGAGGTCGCCGGCCGCGACTTTCCGTTTGAGAAGGTATGCGGGCTTGTAGCGGTCACCCAGCTCTTCATACAGCGTTTCAGAGGCGTCGAGAACCACATCAAGGCCGATGTGGTCGGCCAGTTCGAGTGGCCCCATCGGGACGTTCGTCCCGAGGGTCAGCCCGCGGTCGATGTCAGCCTTGTCGGCGACACCCTCGTCGTACGCACGAATGCCTTCGTTGATCCAGGGCATCAAGACACGGTTCACGACGAAGCCGGGCTTGTCGTCGGCCTCCCACGTCTCTTTGCCGATGTCGTGGGCGAACTCCCGGCCCAGCGTCACTGTCCCGTCGCTGGTTTTCTCACCGACGACGAGTTCGACGCCTTTCATGACCGGTACGGGGTTCATGAAGTGCAGTCCGAGGACCTGTTCCGGTCGCTCAGTGACACTAGCGATTGTCGTAATCGAGAGGGTGCTCGTGTTGCTGGCTAGCACCGTGTCCGGCCCGCAGACTGCGTCGAGGTCCTCGAACACAGACTGCTTGATGTCCATGTTTTCTGTTACGGCCTCGACAACGAGGTCGGCATCCGCAAGGTCGTTCATCTCGGTGGTTCCGGTGATACGGGCTGTTGCCGCTTCCGCCTCCTGTTCTGTCACTGTGTCGCGCGCAACGAGTGTTTCAAAGCTCGACTGAATCTCCTCGAACCCGGCGGCAACCAGTTCTTCCGTCACATCACGCATGACGACATCGTAGCCGGCCGTCGCTGCGACCTGGGCGATGCCATTACCCATCGTTCCAGCCCCGACGACGCCAACGGTGTCGACTGTTTCGAGATGCATACCCGCGTCTTCGTCGGGTGGTTGTGTAAGTCTGCCGACGGTATCGGAGCATCACGGGGCTGAAATTCTACCGAGAGAATCTGTCACAGGCTTAGCGGCAAGCACTGCCCCGCGGCTGAATATTCACTCGAAATGTAGTAAATGTCAGCAAAAAGATACTTATGGTGTGCCGGAGAACCAACTGATGATGAGAAACCCTGCGGGCAGCAGGCTCGGAGAAAGATTCGACTGGTCACTGAATGGCCAGTCTCTGCCCCTACATCTGACAAATGAGTAAGTCACTCGACATCTCGACCACCGAAGCCGAGCAGACAGTCACGGAAGTCATCGACACCATCGTCGCGACGACACCGGACGTCCGCCGCGCTGTTGCCGAT includes the following:
- a CDS encoding shikimate kinase: MEGKAAAPAAGTVLNALATGRGAAFAIDEYTTATVTLSTETDGVTGEVDGAPDADTRLIERCVEYVIDAHGGPQNVGVPAVSGGTVRTESEVPMASGLKSSSAAANATVMATLDALDATERMSREDMARLGVMAARDVGVTVTGAFDDASASMLGGVTVTDNEDDALLTREEIDWDVLVWTPPEQSFSADADVERCRQIAPMARLVEDLALDGDYQRAMTVNGLAFSAALDFETDPVLDALQHVEGVSLSGTGPSFTAVGERAALEAVRDAWDKRPGETWLTTTQTEGTHIV
- a CDS encoding TrkA family potassium uptake protein; translation: MYIVIVGAGDIGSPLLEIATAGGNEVVVIERDKERAERASRQYDCLVIHDDATSKDTLEDAGADRADALISTTDQDATNIMVCLLAQELEVPDIVSVVHNPEHMNVFRQIGVNTMQNPQRLIAEYLYRAVKRPSIVDFMRIGDHAEVFEITVTPGAPIAGKTLQEANSESLIGGQTLIVAIERNGDGDPITPRGDTRIEADDLLTVYSGEGATPEVTDIFGHSEDHN
- a CDS encoding potassium transporter TrkG, producing MPRRNSGLFPTDLKTIARDIGSLLLMEAGLMTITAVIALGFREFYAAFGFFTAAGITAAVGGIANRGFTDAPAPEMKHGMVIAAGGWLLVATFGSLPFLLTAWFTPPAVMDTFVPVGTDTSTWEPIKVGGTTTLSSLAYFRNPLHAFFESMSGWTGSGLTMAIHEPSLPRAVQWWRSFIQYVGGVGVIVLTVSILSRPGSGSYALYQSEAREEKIHPSVVSTVRTVWKLVAGYTVLSFALLFGAILASDSEYAESLPLWEAAWQALNHAMTGLTTGGFSVTDNSIATYNSPLVETVLLPIMILGAIAFPVHYVVLHDRQIRELVSDLQTRWLFILLALGVFGLSVQNAWSVPATTEAFATQSFLPFSVPMLDAAQIDAVRDSTFQWVSALSCTGFQSAPIGRWLAGGKVLVAGAMVLGGAAGSTVGGIKIIRGYTIVRGIIWQFSRVFLPTNAVITARIGDRTLDRESMEREFSEAAIVTLLWLIILVTSSVVLTNVAGPGFGYADALFEVASAQGNVGLSSGITGPSMSPLAEGMFVLNMWVGRLEIIPILVFIRAGLYGLDP
- a CDS encoding TrkH family potassium uptake protein — encoded protein: MSVRVDWRQSVALTGTVSKYLAVAMLVPLGIGLLYGEDTVVFLISIAIAITLGVALEQVSDSHELGPREALLFVGLSWGAVAVIGAVPYVIAGYGTESALGEPVNALFESMSGFTTTGATVTNEISFARHSHALLMWRQLTQWLGGMGIIVLMVAILPEAAVNGAQLIESEAPGPELQKLTPKIAETARLLWLFYLGFTVLYILILLGLHYTGYAPNMDAYNAVAHAFTTLPTGGFSPQAESIAYFSPAVQWAVIPFMLIAGMNFALFYLLLQDEYAAFLQDRELQAYLGANAGVAVILWGLLFTGSAPPLELGGITQGALENSLRQATFQVASLLNSTGYATSDFAQWGNTAQGVLLFAMFIGGSAGSTGGGVKIVRWLVVLKSIRRQLFTTAHPSAVKPVRLGGQVIDEDVINAIYGFTLLYLLTFGIATVFLLLDAGRVGLELTVFEAISASLATIGNIGPGFGFLGPFGTYELFPETSKLLMIFLMWIGRLEIIPVFVIFTGAFWNE
- a CDS encoding cell surface protein, with the translated sequence MTDDTHLSIRGYVRSARLPLALVALILLAGTVPALAAGQSTPAINIETSSVAAGETMAVPVILTSAPDGLAGYQLELVVDDPAVARFENASYPDRLGLTTDPVISSDGGTVTLEAADLDGQIEPGASDVTLATVQLAGVDGGETEVTVASSQVDADGGGVVEPATESTAVAVSASATTETVAAATEASSPASESVAESAGTEAAADTSDDEAADGDDQSTTGANGSLPIALAIAALAAVAAFAARTSRQS